The genomic window CGGAACGACGGTAACTTCGAACCAACCCGACAACGGCTCTGGAGGCGCCGGGGCTTCGTTGCAAGGCAAGCAGACGGCGGTGATCGAGCTGCCTGGACTTAACAGGTAGCGCCGGGTATCGGCCGCGGCCGGGGTCAACCACGTCGCAACCAGTCCGACGGCAAGGAGGGCTGCCCCGACGAGTCGGAGAAAGCGGCAGCCATGATGCTGGGTCATCAGAACGGGATGTCGTCCTCACCGGCAATGTTGCCGCTATCCGGCTCGCCCGGAGGTAAGCCGACACCCGGCTCCGCGCCCCCGCGGGCACCGCCCAGAAAGCGCACATCGCGGGCCACAATGTCCGTGAAGTAACGCTTGTTGCCGTCCTTGTCGTCGTACTGGCGGCTCCGAATCGAACCCTCGACGAATACCTGCCGGCCCTTCGCCAGGTACTGGCCGCAAGCCTCGGCCTGTTTTCCCCAGACCACGACGTTGTGCCACTCGGTACGTTCCTGGCGGTTACCGTCCTGGTCCGTCCAACGTTCCGAAGTCGCCACCGGGAACTTCGCTACGGCCTTACCGCTTGGCGTGAACCTGACCTCGGGATCTTTGCCGAGGTTCCCCACGAGTATGACCTTGTTCACCACAATGCGACGACCCTAACAGAGTCCCGGGGCAACGGGCAAGCAGTCGGAACTCTCAAGTTACCTGAATCAGGGGTGGCGCCGCTGTCCGCGGGGCGGCTCTATCGCGCCGCGCGCAGCGCACGGAGTCGTTGCATGACGCCGTTACCGCCACGACCGAAATATTCGTGCAGAGCGCGGTAGTCGGCAAACAGCCGATCGTAGGTCGCCCGGTGGCGAGCATGGGGCCGATGCACCACACGCGTGCTCCCGCTCATCCGCTCCGCCGCCGCGGCAATTGTCGGTACACCGCTCGTCTCGGCACCGGCAGCGGCAGCCCCGAACATCGCGGCCCCCAGTGCACTCGCGTGACCCGAACCGGCCTCCACCAGTTCTCGACCTGTCACGTCCGCGTAAATCCGCAAGAGCAACTTGTTGCGCTCCGCCAGCCCCCCGCACGCTACCAACTCCTTCACCGCGACGCCGTGCGCCGCGAACGTATCCACGATGACCCGCGTCCCGAACGCGGTGGCCTCGATCAGGGCCCTATAGATGTCCGCAGCACGCGTCTGTAACGTCGCCCCGACCAGCAGGCCGCTCAGACTCGCATCCACCAGCGGCGTTCGACAGCCGTTCCACCAATCGAGCGCGAGTAGACCGGACTCTCCGGGTTCCAACTCCGCCGCCTCGCGCTCCAGCAAGTCGTACGACGTCAGGCCGTGCTCAATCGCCCGGCGCTCGTAGGCCGCTCCGACCCCGTGCGCGACAAACCAGGCGAACAGGTCGCCAACACCCGCCTGCCCCGCCTCGTACCCGAACAGGCCGGGCAAGATGCCGTCCTCGACGACCCCGCTGATGCCCGGAACGAGGTGCCTCGCGCGGTCCAGGACCATGTGGCAGGTCGACGTCCCGAGGATGAGCACCATGCGCCCCGGCTCGCTCACCCCGACACCCGGGACCGCGGCGTGCGCGTCGATAGTCGCCGCCGCCACCGGGGTTCCGGGAGCGAGGCCCATCCAGGCCGCCACCGCCGGGCACAGCCCTCCGACGCGCGTGCCGGGCGGAACGATCTCCCCGGCCAGTTTGGTGTCGTTGAGGCCGTCGAGACGCGGGTCGAGCGCACACAAGAACTCGTTGTCGGGATAGCCGAACTCACGCTGCCACAGTCCCTTGTAACCGGCCGCACACGCATTACGCCGCAGGACGCCGGTCATCTGCCAGACGATCCAGTCGCCCGCCTCGACGATGCGGGCGGCGGCGGCAAACACCTCCGGCGCATCGTTCAAGATCTCGAGCGTCTTGCTGTGGTACCACTCCGAGGACACGACGCCGCCGTACCGCGGCAGCCACGGCTCGTTGCGCATCCTCGCCACCTCGCAGATACGGTTCGCCTCCGGCTGTGCGGCGTGGTGCTTCCACAACTTCACCCACGCATGCGGATTTCCGCGCCACTGCGGAAGCTCGCACAGCGGCCGTCCGTCGCTGTCCGTAGGCAGGATCGTACACGACGTGAAGTCAACGCCGATGCCGACTATGTCTTCCGCACGCACTCCCGCCTGCTTCACCGCCTCCGGCACCGCCCGCCGCAGCGTCTCCAGGTAATCGTGCGGGTTTTGCAAGGCCCAGTCAGGCTCCAGCCGGATCGAGGTCCCGGGCAGTCGCGCGGCGACCGTCCCGTCGGCGTAGCCGTGTACGGCACTCCCGAGCACACGGCCCGAGGTCGCCTCGACGACGAGGGCGCGGCCCGACTCGGTCCCAAAGTCAATTCCGATTGCGCACTTCGGCATCGCCGCGGACCGCCGTTAGAGGGTCCCGCAGAACGCCACCGTGACGCCCAACTCGCCCAGTGCCGCCGCCTTGGCGAACAGGGCACGACGCGCCGCGGCTCTCGTCGGCGCGTAGGCCACCTGAACGTGGTTCGCCTTGTGTCGCGCCATGAACTGATCCCGCGAGATGCCGCGGAGAACAAGATGCATCATCGGCCACTGCGGAGTGGTCTGCTGCCAGTTGTCTTCCGCCACCTCGGGCGGCACCGTCACCGACTCGCCAAGGCCTATGTCGCAATGCAATCTCCCTCTGGCGACGAACACTCGGCTCCACACCACCCAGCCCGGCTTGCTGAGCCCCTTGATCGTACTGCCGCCGAGCGGAAAATACATCGGCGGTTGGCGCTCGCCACGAGCGCCCCCGTATCCGCCAACGAGATGCGCCGGTGGAACCGCCCCGGAGATCTCCAGGATCCAGACGAAGCGGTTGCCAATCCATCGCCCCCAGCGCACGTCGTGCAAGGTCGTCTCGGGAGAGAGCCCGAGCCGGGTCCAAAGACGATTGGTAAGCAGCGCATCGACGCCGGCGCACTCGTCGACCTCGTTGAAGTGCGGCAGCGCCTGCCCGGCAAACAGCTCGGTCTTGCCGGCCTCGTCGAACACCGGCGGGCGTTCGACGTTATTGAGCAGGCCCTCGACCAGATCCGAGGCCGGGGTCAGGTCCTTGAGCCCTTGCTGATACTGAATGCCGATGGTGTCGCAGCCGTACTCGGCGGCAAGGCGCACCGCAGCAATGTACATCTTGCACTGGGCGAGCACCTGCGCCTCGGTCAGCTCGGTGGCGTCGTCGGTGCCGTAGGCGAAGGTCATGCCGTGCGCGCCCAGCCAATCGCCAACGGCACGTGCCTCGCGGTCGGCCACCGTGCGCATGCGAGCGAACAGGGCCGACTGGCTGAGGCGCTCTTTGTGGATGCCAAGAGGATGCAACAGTTCGTCCGGAACGACGGCGTTGTACATGCCCATACAGCCCTCGTCGAAGATGCCCATGATCGACTTGTGCGCACGAAAGGCTATGGCCAGAGCAACGCCGAGGCGTGCGGCGCCCCCCGGAATCGTCACGTCCGCAAAGGCGCGAACATGGGATGCGTCGTGGACGATCCTGCCGGTCTTCAGCCACTTGCGCAGACCTGTCGTGAAGAACGCATCGTCGAAGGTCTCGCTCCAGAGGGTCGAGTACTTCACCCCCGCCTTGGTCAGCGAGCCGTTGAGGTTCAGCATGCCGACCAGTCCGGGCCACTGCCCGCTCCAGTTCGCCACCGTCAGGATGGGGCCGCGGTGGGTCAGCAGGCCGGGCAGGACGTGATGCGTGTACTGCCACACGGCTTCGGCGACGATCAGGGGCGCCGCCGGGGGAATCGCGCGGAAGGCCTCGATGCCGCGCCGCTGGGAGTCGAGAAAGCCGTGGCGCTGCACCGGGTCGTACCCGTGCGCGCGAACCACGCCCACGCCCTCGCGTGCGAGGGCGCCGCGGAGCTGTTCCTCCATGGCGGCCTGAGCGGGCCAGCAGTTCCGGTTCGCCGACAGCCTGAGGTCGCCGCTGGCAACGAGATAGACGTTCCTCATGAGAACTCCTCTGTCCCGGTTCGCCCGGCAGCTCGACCGGTCCGTTCGGACGCTTCGTGTTAGGGTGCGAAGAAGCGACCTGTCAAGCCGCAACCAGGAAGGAAGAAACCTGCCCGTCGCACGGAGATGACTTCGCGGCGGCAGCGGATGTCGTCGACGGCGAACGCCGGGGGGCCGGCCGACGGCCTTGACGGCGCGGTTGACACGGGTTTCAACGTCGTCGACAACATTACTCTGGCTTTTCCATCGACGATCCATGCTCAAGGAGGACGACACATGGCGACGATCGATTTCGGCGGGGTGACCGAAGAGGTGATCACCCGCGAGGAGTTCCCACTCAGCCGGGCGCGAGAGGTCTTAAAGAACGAAACCATCGCCGTCATCGGTTACGGCGTACAGGGGCCCGCTCAGGCTCTCAACATGCGCGATAACGGCTTCAACGTCATCGTCGGTCAATCGAAGCAGTACCCGAAGGACTGGGACCGGGCGGCGGCCGACGGCTGGGAACCCGGCAAGGCCCTATTCGACATCGAAGATGCCGCCAGACGTGGCACCGTCGTACAAATGCTGGTCTCCGACGCCGCTCAGAAAGCCATCTGGCCGAACATCAAGCAGTGCCTGAAGGCGGGGGACGCGCTGTATTTCTCGCACGGTTTCTCGATCGTTTACAAGGATCAGACCGGCGTCGTGCCGCCGCCGGGCGTCGACGTCGTGCTGGTC from Candidatus Binatia bacterium includes these protein-coding regions:
- a CDS encoding single-stranded DNA-binding protein — its product is MVVNKVILVGNLGKDPEVRFTPSGKAVAKFPVATSERWTDQDGNRQERTEWHNVVVWGKQAEACGQYLAKGRQVFVEGSIRSRQYDDKDGNKRYFTDIVARDVRFLGGARGGAEPGVGLPPGEPDSGNIAGEDDIPF
- a CDS encoding ribulokinase, with protein sequence MPKCAIGIDFGTESGRALVVEATSGRVLGSAVHGYADGTVAARLPGTSIRLEPDWALQNPHDYLETLRRAVPEAVKQAGVRAEDIVGIGVDFTSCTILPTDSDGRPLCELPQWRGNPHAWVKLWKHHAAQPEANRICEVARMRNEPWLPRYGGVVSSEWYHSKTLEILNDAPEVFAAAARIVEAGDWIVWQMTGVLRRNACAAGYKGLWQREFGYPDNEFLCALDPRLDGLNDTKLAGEIVPPGTRVGGLCPAVAAWMGLAPGTPVAAATIDAHAAVPGVGVSEPGRMVLILGTSTCHMVLDRARHLVPGISGVVEDGILPGLFGYEAGQAGVGDLFAWFVAHGVGAAYERRAIEHGLTSYDLLEREAAELEPGESGLLALDWWNGCRTPLVDASLSGLLVGATLQTRAADIYRALIEATAFGTRVIVDTFAAHGVAVKELVACGGLAERNKLLLRIYADVTGRELVEAGSGHASALGAAMFGAAAAGAETSGVPTIAAAAERMSGSTRVVHRPHARHRATYDRLFADYRALHEYFGRGGNGVMQRLRALRAAR
- a CDS encoding fucose isomerase, translating into MRNVYLVASGDLRLSANRNCWPAQAAMEEQLRGALAREGVGVVRAHGYDPVQRHGFLDSQRRGIEAFRAIPPAAPLIVAEAVWQYTHHVLPGLLTHRGPILTVANWSGQWPGLVGMLNLNGSLTKAGVKYSTLWSETFDDAFFTTGLRKWLKTGRIVHDASHVRAFADVTIPGGAARLGVALAIAFRAHKSIMGIFDEGCMGMYNAVVPDELLHPLGIHKERLSQSALFARMRTVADREARAVGDWLGAHGMTFAYGTDDATELTEAQVLAQCKMYIAAVRLAAEYGCDTIGIQYQQGLKDLTPASDLVEGLLNNVERPPVFDEAGKTELFAGQALPHFNEVDECAGVDALLTNRLWTRLGLSPETTLHDVRWGRWIGNRFVWILEISGAVPPAHLVGGYGGARGERQPPMYFPLGGSTIKGLSKPGWVVWSRVFVARGRLHCDIGLGESVTVPPEVAEDNWQQTTPQWPMMHLVLRGISRDQFMARHKANHVQVAYAPTRAAARRALFAKAAALGELGVTVAFCGTL